One stretch of Harpia harpyja isolate bHarHar1 chromosome 17, bHarHar1 primary haplotype, whole genome shotgun sequence DNA includes these proteins:
- the LOC128153563 gene encoding olfactory receptor 51H1-like: MSSSNRTGSSPLIFILTGIPSLPTSSYWMALPLCCLYLLMLLGNCTLLWMIKTDHSLHTPMYYFLSMLSVADLGLSLSTLPTMLAIFWFESTSLCFEACVVQMYFIHSFSAIESGVLVAMAFDRFVAICYPLRYASVLTSSLIMKVGGAIFMRGICVVLPVAVLIKNMPFCRPRVLSHSFCLHQDMLRLVCGDVRVNSLYGLTAVILTKGLDSLTILLSYVMIIRAILSIVSQEAQAKAFSTCISHLCAVLIFYIPLIGLSIIHRFGKHLPPLTHTILADAYLLVPPVLNPLVYSWKTKQIRRRILILLCQRGTQQQV, encoded by the coding sequence ATGTCATCTTCCAATAGGACTGGGTCCAGCCCCCTGATCTTCATCCTCACTGGCATTCCCAGTCTGCCAACGAGCAGCTACTGGATGGCATTGCCTCTCTGCTGCCTGTACCTCCTCATGCTCCTGGGGAACTGCACCTTACTCTGGATGATAAAGACAGACCACAGCCTCCATACACCGATGTACTATTTCCTCTCCATGCTGTCCGTGGCAGACCTGGGCTTGTCTCTCTCCACCCTGCCCACTATGCTGGCCATTTTCTGGTTCGAGTCCACCTCCCTCTGTTTCGAGGCATGCGTTGTCCAGATGTACTTCATCCACTCCTTCTCTGCCATCGAGTCTGGGGTCCTGGTGGCCATGGCTTTTGATCGCTTCGTTGCTATTTGCTACCCTTTGCGCTATGCCTCTGTCCTGACGAGCTCCCTGATAATGAAGGTGGGGGGGGCAATCTTCATGCGGGGCATCTGTGTGGTGCTACCCGTTGCTGTCCTTATTAAGAATATGCCTTTTTGCAGGCCCCGTGTCCTGTCTCACTCCTTCTGCCTGCACCAGGACATGCTGAGGCTCGTTTGTGGGGATGTCAGGGTCAACAGCTTGTATGGGCTGACGGCAGTGATACTCACCAAGGGACTGGACTCCCTGACCATCCTCCTGTCTTACGTGATGATTATCAGGGCCATCTTGAGCATTGTCTCCCAGGAAGCACAAGCCAAAGCCTTTAGCACGTGCATCTCCCATCTCTGTGCCGTCCTGATCTTCTACATCCCACTGATTGGCTTGTCCATCATCCACAGGTTTGGGAAGCACCTGCCCCCCCTCACTCACACAATCCTGGCCGATGCCTACCTCCTGGTGCCGCCTGTCCTGAACCCACTCGTGTACAGCTGGAAAACCAAGCAGATCCGCAGGCGGATCCTCATCCTGCTTTGCCAGAGAGGGACCCAGCAGCAGGTCTAG